A region from the Achromobacter seleniivolatilans genome encodes:
- a CDS encoding tripartite tricarboxylate transporter TctB family protein: MNNQNFIKGVFIMAFALLFGLASLRYPVGTFSRGGPGLFPLMASSVLFVIGVITTITAFFIKPIPMSHSIKNISIIMLSLVGCAVISGLINMIAGIIFLVFCSSLAATSYSTLRNVKICVGLIAVAFGFKTLLGLNLPLL, from the coding sequence ATGAATAACCAGAATTTTATTAAGGGTGTTTTCATCATGGCGTTCGCCCTTTTGTTTGGGCTGGCATCATTGCGTTACCCCGTCGGCACATTCTCAAGAGGTGGACCTGGGTTATTCCCTTTAATGGCAAGCTCAGTATTGTTTGTGATCGGCGTCATCACGACAATAACGGCGTTTTTCATCAAGCCGATTCCGATGAGCCATAGCATCAAGAACATTTCCATCATCATGTTGAGCCTGGTGGGATGCGCGGTGATATCCGGTCTTATCAATATGATCGCAGGCATTATCTTTCTGGTTTTCTGCTCTTCGCTCGCTGCCACGTCCTATTCAACGCTGCGCAACGTAAAGATCTGCGTGGGACTGATTGCCGTGGCTTTCGGCTTCAAGACGTTGCTTGGTCTTAACCTGCCCTTACTCTAA
- a CDS encoding tripartite tricarboxylate transporter permease has product MEILNNLALGFEHALTWQNLLYCAAGCVIGTLVGLLPGLGPLSTISLLLPLTYSIPTGGALIMLAGIYYGAQYGDSVSAITMKIPHASSIVACIDGYQMNLNGKTGLALFTAGVSSFIGGTVAIVVLSTMTPILGEAAFLFGPADYAALMLMGFFCVSFVSSGNMLTGLAMAVVGVLLASIGTDVNSGTARFTMDFAFLQDGIGLISIALGCFGIAEIVKNLDNRNVLTPFNGKIKLMPTWAEFKRIIPSALRGSVIGSVLGILPGGGPTIAQFAAYAADKRFSKYRHEMGNGAIEGVAGQAAADEAAARTSFIPLMAIGIPENAVMALMLAAFVIKGIQPGPNMIGSHPDLFWGLVASMWIGNCFLLLLNVPLVRYWLTVFKIPYTVLFPSILFFCIVGTFSINNSLDDIYITAVFGLIGYAFLRLGMGAAPLMLGFILGPMLEENFRRAMLLSRGSFSVFVTRPISGTLLGMISLVLVWKFVVFVRDTRRARLANAAA; this is encoded by the coding sequence ATGGAAATCCTAAATAATCTGGCGCTCGGATTCGAGCATGCTTTAACCTGGCAAAACCTTCTTTATTGTGCGGCGGGTTGCGTCATTGGGACGCTGGTCGGCCTGCTGCCTGGACTCGGGCCTCTGTCCACCATCAGCTTGCTGCTTCCGCTGACGTATTCCATTCCCACCGGCGGCGCGCTGATCATGCTTGCCGGTATTTATTATGGCGCCCAATACGGAGATAGCGTCAGTGCCATTACCATGAAGATTCCGCACGCAAGTAGTATTGTCGCTTGCATAGACGGATATCAGATGAACTTGAATGGCAAGACAGGTCTGGCCTTGTTCACTGCTGGCGTTTCCAGTTTTATTGGCGGAACCGTCGCTATCGTGGTGCTGTCGACGATGACACCCATACTGGGTGAAGCAGCCTTCCTGTTTGGGCCGGCGGATTATGCCGCGCTTATGCTGATGGGCTTCTTTTGCGTCAGTTTTGTCAGCAGCGGCAATATGTTGACGGGTTTGGCGATGGCTGTCGTTGGCGTGCTGTTGGCCTCGATTGGCACGGATGTGAATAGCGGGACTGCCCGCTTCACGATGGACTTCGCCTTCCTGCAGGACGGAATTGGCCTGATCAGTATTGCGCTGGGTTGCTTTGGGATTGCAGAAATCGTCAAGAACCTGGACAACCGGAACGTGCTTACCCCCTTTAACGGCAAGATTAAACTCATGCCGACCTGGGCTGAGTTCAAACGGATCATCCCCAGTGCCTTGCGAGGCAGCGTGATTGGCTCTGTCTTGGGCATTCTGCCTGGCGGCGGTCCGACGATTGCCCAGTTCGCTGCCTATGCCGCTGACAAGCGCTTTAGCAAGTATCGTCACGAAATGGGCAATGGCGCGATTGAGGGCGTGGCCGGACAAGCTGCTGCTGACGAAGCCGCCGCCCGCACCAGCTTCATTCCGCTGATGGCCATCGGCATCCCTGAGAACGCCGTGATGGCTTTGATGCTGGCTGCCTTTGTCATCAAAGGCATCCAGCCCGGCCCCAACATGATTGGCAGCCACCCTGATTTGTTCTGGGGGCTGGTCGCCAGCATGTGGATCGGCAACTGCTTCCTGCTGCTGCTGAATGTGCCGCTCGTGCGCTACTGGCTTACGGTATTCAAGATTCCCTATACCGTGCTGTTCCCCTCGATCTTGTTCTTCTGCATTGTCGGCACATTCAGCATCAATAACAGCCTGGATGACATCTACATCACGGCAGTGTTTGGCTTGATCGGATATGCCTTCTTGCGATTGGGCATGGGGGCTGCGCCGCTGATGCTTGGCTTCATTCTGGGCCCGATGCTTGAAGAGAATTTCCGCCGCGCAATGCTGCTCAGCAGAGGCTCGTTCAGCGTGTTTGTGACACGTCCGATCAGCGGCACCTTGCTTGGGATGATCAGCTTGGTTCTCGTCTGGAAGTTCGTCGTGTTCGTTCGCGACACCCGCCGAGCCAGATTGGCAAACGCGGCAGCCTGA
- the purF gene encoding amidophosphoribosyltransferase: protein MCGIVGVIGRGPVNQLLYDSLLLLQHRGQDAAGIATSQGNQFNMYKAHGLVRDVFRTRNMRSLPGTSGVGQVRYPTAGSSASEEEAQPFYVNAPFGIMFAHNGNLTNWRELRESLYRVDRRHINTNSDSEVLLNVLAHELQSSANGVSLDDDAIFRAVSAVHKRVRGAYAVVAQISGYGLLAFRDPNGIRPLCIGRMETEEGVEWMVASESVALEGSGFVFVRDVDPGEAVFVDLDGRFVSRQCADNPQLVPCIFEYVYFARPDSLIDGVSVYDARLRMGEYLADKVARNMRLGDIDVVMPIPDSSRPAAMQLAARLNLDYREGLIKNRYVGRTFIMPGQAVRRKSVRQKLNAIGMEFKGKNVLLVDDSIVRGTTSREIVDMARAAGANKVYFASAAPPVRFPNVYGIDMPTQSELIATGRNDEEIARAIGADSLIYQDLHDMQQSVRDLNPKMSRFEASCFDGEYVTGDITAEYLARLGQSRAEPGQDEGASGLKFNMGYAANEA, encoded by the coding sequence ATGTGTGGAATCGTAGGGGTCATCGGGCGCGGGCCGGTCAACCAGCTGCTCTATGACAGCTTGCTGCTGTTGCAGCATCGCGGGCAGGACGCCGCGGGCATCGCGACGTCGCAAGGCAACCAATTCAATATGTACAAGGCTCACGGCCTGGTGCGCGACGTTTTCCGTACGCGCAACATGCGCTCGTTGCCGGGTACGTCTGGCGTCGGCCAGGTCCGCTATCCCACCGCGGGCTCGAGCGCCAGCGAGGAAGAGGCCCAGCCGTTCTACGTCAACGCGCCGTTTGGCATCATGTTTGCCCACAACGGCAACCTGACCAACTGGCGTGAACTGCGCGAATCGCTCTACCGGGTCGATCGCCGCCACATCAATACCAACTCTGACTCGGAAGTGCTGCTGAACGTGCTTGCGCACGAATTGCAGTCGTCGGCCAATGGCGTGTCGCTTGACGACGACGCCATCTTCCGCGCCGTGTCGGCGGTGCACAAGCGCGTGCGTGGCGCCTACGCCGTTGTGGCTCAGATTTCCGGCTACGGCCTGCTGGCGTTCCGTGACCCCAATGGTATCCGTCCGCTGTGTATCGGCCGCATGGAAACCGAAGAGGGCGTTGAATGGATGGTGGCCTCGGAATCCGTGGCGCTCGAAGGCAGCGGTTTTGTTTTCGTCCGTGACGTTGATCCGGGCGAAGCTGTGTTCGTTGACCTGGACGGCCGCTTCGTCAGCCGCCAGTGCGCTGACAATCCGCAATTGGTGCCCTGCATTTTCGAATACGTGTATTTTGCCCGTCCGGACTCGCTGATCGACGGCGTGTCGGTGTACGACGCGCGTCTGCGCATGGGTGAATATCTGGCCGACAAAGTGGCGCGCAATATGCGCTTGGGCGATATCGATGTTGTCATGCCGATTCCGGATTCCTCGCGTCCTGCTGCGATGCAATTGGCCGCGCGCTTGAATCTGGATTATCGCGAAGGGCTTATCAAGAACCGCTACGTGGGCCGCACCTTCATCATGCCCGGCCAGGCTGTCCGCCGTAAATCCGTGCGCCAAAAGCTCAATGCCATCGGTATGGAGTTCAAGGGCAAGAACGTGCTGCTGGTTGATGACTCCATCGTGCGCGGTACGACCAGCCGCGAGATCGTGGACATGGCGCGCGCTGCTGGCGCCAACAAGGTTTACTTCGCCTCGGCCGCGCCTCCGGTGCGTTTCCCGAACGTGTACGGCATCGACATGCCGACGCAATCGGAACTGATCGCCACCGGCCGCAACGACGAAGAAATCGCTCGCGCGATCGGCGCTGACTCCCTGATCTATCAGGACCTGCATGACATGCAGCAGTCGGTGCGCGACCTGAATCCCAAGATGTCGCGTTTCGAAGCGTCGTGCTTCGACGGTGAATACGTCACCGGCGACATTACCGCCGAATACCTGGCCCGCCTGGGCCAGTCGCGCGCGGAGCCGGGTCAGGACGAAGGCGCCAGCGGGCTGAAGTTCAATATGGGCTACGCTGCAAACGAAGCCTGA
- a CDS encoding CvpA family protein, which yields MTGFDFVVLAILAVSGVLGLVRGLLKEVLSLVAYLLAFVAAIWWGPTVYTWLEPYIETTLLRMGVSYAVVFIIVLLGVGLVNMTLAALIRSTGLSPADHGLGGMFGLARGLLIVLALVAAAGYTPLPQEPWWKDAMFSHSAIEAIKHIKTWLPPSLATWLPY from the coding sequence GTGACCGGTTTCGACTTCGTCGTGCTGGCCATCCTGGCGGTCTCGGGTGTGCTGGGCTTGGTTCGCGGCCTGCTCAAAGAGGTGCTGTCGCTGGTCGCCTATTTGCTGGCGTTTGTCGCCGCAATATGGTGGGGTCCCACGGTCTATACGTGGTTGGAGCCCTATATTGAAACGACGCTGCTGCGCATGGGAGTCTCATACGCCGTGGTGTTCATCATCGTGCTGCTCGGTGTGGGTTTGGTCAACATGACGCTAGCCGCCTTGATCCGCAGTACCGGACTCAGCCCCGCCGATCACGGCTTGGGCGGGATGTTCGGACTGGCCCGTGGTCTGTTGATCGTGCTGGCGCTGGTCGCCGCTGCCGGCTATACGCCGTTGCCCCAAGAGCCGTGGTGGAAGGACGCCATGTTTTCGCATTCGGCCATCGAGGCCATCAAACATATCAAAACGTGGCTGCCGCCGTCTTTGGCGACTTGGCTGCCGTATTGA
- a CDS encoding SPOR domain-containing protein yields the protein MGFFKRKDPADQAQSSKRAAVPSEVQAAELRGRARRRLAGAVALVLAAVIILPMVLDSQPVPVADIPIRVPERNTPFQPQVTEPQAAAPTTPATSVPGAAPTDPSAIPTPPPMTPSTPHVAVTPTTPPAVQPVTPPPVTPPKPEVKPKPDPKPATPAKPDTRSDDGARALALLEGRSAPAAAAPAPKPAAAKGNFVLQIAAYTTQEDAQSRRTKLHQAGVTNAFVEQASIGGKQQYRLRVGPFPSREAAQAAQARLRTLGYDNGFIAAQ from the coding sequence ATGGGTTTTTTCAAACGCAAAGATCCTGCCGATCAGGCGCAGTCCTCCAAACGGGCGGCAGTGCCTAGCGAGGTTCAGGCTGCGGAGCTGCGCGGCCGCGCGCGGCGCAGGCTGGCTGGCGCCGTAGCACTCGTGCTGGCGGCGGTCATCATTCTGCCCATGGTGCTGGACTCGCAACCCGTGCCGGTTGCGGACATCCCCATCAGGGTGCCGGAACGCAATACGCCGTTCCAGCCGCAAGTCACCGAACCGCAGGCCGCCGCGCCGACGACGCCCGCTACCTCAGTACCAGGTGCAGCGCCGACCGATCCGTCAGCGATACCGACGCCGCCGCCCATGACGCCGTCCACGCCGCATGTGGCCGTAACGCCCACGACTCCGCCAGCCGTGCAGCCGGTCACGCCGCCGCCAGTCACGCCGCCCAAGCCTGAGGTCAAGCCCAAACCTGATCCCAAGCCGGCCACGCCGGCAAAGCCTGATACACGCTCGGATGACGGCGCCCGCGCGCTGGCCTTGCTGGAAGGCCGCTCGGCGCCCGCTGCTGCCGCGCCAGCGCCCAAGCCTGCCGCCGCCAAGGGTAATTTCGTGTTGCAGATCGCGGCCTACACCACGCAGGAAGACGCGCAGTCGCGCCGTACCAAGTTGCATCAGGCTGGTGTTACCAACGCATTTGTGGAACAAGCCTCCATCGGAGGCAAACAGCAGTACCGTTTGCGTGTGGGGCCATTCCCCTCGCGCGAAGCGGCGCAGGCGGCCCAGGCGCGGTTGCGCACCTTGGGTTATGACAATGGTTTTATTGCCGCCCAATAG
- the folC gene encoding bifunctional tetrahydrofolate synthase/dihydrofolate synthase codes for MSSVRPPDASATLSDWLQYLESIHATAIDMGLDRVREVATRMGLELSGVKFVVGGTNGKGSTCAMLEAILLAAGYKVGLYTSPHLIDFNERARVNGQIASDESLIAQFQAVEAARGEVSLTYFEFTTLAILRMFSQTRLDAIVLEVGLGGRLDAVNIVDADCSIVTSVDLDHTDWLGDTREKIGFEKAHIYRSGRPAICSDPVPPQSLLDYVEKIGADLWLFGRDYNYSGDRQQWAFGGREQRRSALAYPALRGANQLLNASAALAALESVRDRLPVQQQAVRLGLLQASLPGRFQILPGQPSVILDVAHNPHAAAVLAQNLDNMGFHPYTHVVFGMLNDKDLEGVVAKLGTRADHWYCAGLPGPRGTTGQALADRVAAALPPSPAGAESPTIAAYANPAQAFAAARERAGENDRIVVFGSFLTVASVLQALGRKA; via the coding sequence ATGTCTTCTGTTCGACCGCCCGACGCGTCCGCCACCCTGTCCGATTGGCTCCAGTACCTGGAATCCATCCACGCCACCGCGATCGACATGGGGCTGGATCGGGTTCGTGAAGTCGCCACGCGCATGGGCCTTGAACTGTCGGGCGTGAAGTTCGTGGTTGGCGGCACCAATGGCAAGGGTTCCACCTGTGCCATGCTTGAAGCCATCTTGCTGGCCGCGGGCTACAAAGTCGGGCTGTATACGTCTCCGCACCTGATCGATTTCAACGAGCGCGCCCGCGTCAATGGGCAAATCGCATCGGACGAATCGCTGATCGCCCAGTTTCAGGCAGTCGAGGCCGCTCGCGGCGAGGTCTCACTGACCTACTTTGAATTCACGACGCTGGCCATCCTGCGCATGTTCTCGCAGACGCGTCTGGACGCCATCGTGCTGGAAGTCGGGTTGGGCGGCCGTCTGGACGCCGTCAATATTGTCGATGCCGACTGCTCCATCGTTACCAGCGTCGATCTGGACCATACCGACTGGCTGGGCGATACCCGCGAAAAGATCGGCTTCGAAAAAGCCCATATCTATCGCAGCGGCCGCCCGGCAATTTGCAGTGACCCGGTGCCCCCGCAATCTTTGCTGGATTACGTCGAAAAGATCGGCGCTGATCTGTGGCTGTTCGGCCGCGACTACAACTATTCGGGTGATCGCCAGCAGTGGGCGTTTGGCGGCCGCGAGCAGCGCCGCAGCGCGTTGGCCTACCCGGCGCTGCGAGGCGCCAATCAGTTGTTGAATGCGTCAGCTGCGTTGGCCGCGCTGGAATCCGTGCGCGACCGCTTGCCGGTGCAGCAGCAGGCCGTGCGCCTGGGGTTGTTGCAGGCCTCGTTGCCGGGCCGTTTCCAGATTCTGCCTGGGCAACCCTCAGTCATCCTGGATGTGGCCCACAATCCGCATGCAGCCGCTGTGCTGGCCCAGAATCTGGACAATATGGGTTTCCACCCTTACACCCATGTGGTGTTTGGCATGTTGAACGACAAGGATCTGGAGGGCGTCGTCGCCAAGCTGGGCACCCGTGCCGATCACTGGTATTGCGCGGGCCTGCCCGGTCCGCGTGGCACCACTGGCCAGGCGCTGGCGGACCGGGTGGCCGCTGCGTTGCCGCCGTCGCCTGCGGGGGCGGAAAGCCCCACCATTGCCGCTTACGCGAATCCTGCTCAAGCCTTCGCTGCAGCGCGCGAGCGGGCAGGGGAGAATGATAGAATCGTTGTGTTCGGGTCGTTTCTCACCGTGGCCTCGGTTTTGCAGGCACTGGGTCGCAAGGCGTAG
- a CDS encoding cupin domain-containing protein, whose protein sequence is MTQTKTPGWLVREADVPGYHPANHTGTLNRRLISPDTVGARGVEVLLGVIDKGKGALPHAHPGIEQVCYLLSGTARAQVQDEWADMGPGDCCYFPPDIPHVFTVTSDEPARLLVIYTPPYEESPDRVIRDFPAAPPAA, encoded by the coding sequence ATGACGCAGACAAAAACTCCCGGCTGGCTGGTCCGTGAAGCCGACGTACCCGGCTACCACCCCGCCAATCACACCGGCACGCTGAACCGGCGCCTGATCAGTCCCGATACGGTGGGCGCGCGCGGCGTGGAGGTGCTGCTGGGCGTGATCGACAAGGGCAAAGGCGCGCTGCCGCATGCGCACCCCGGCATCGAGCAGGTCTGCTACCTGCTTTCGGGGACTGCGCGAGCCCAGGTGCAAGATGAATGGGCCGACATGGGGCCGGGCGACTGCTGCTATTTCCCGCCGGATATACCCCATGTGTTCACCGTGACCAGCGACGAGCCCGCCCGCCTGCTGGTGATCTACACGCCTCCCTATGAGGAATCCCCCGACCGCGTCATTCGCGACTTCCCGGCGGCACCCCCCGCCGCGTAA
- a CDS encoding Bug family tripartite tricarboxylate transporter substrate binding protein, whose amino-acid sequence MQTFRLLGAAIVGSAALMAAPAALAADYPNKPITLVVPFPAGSGTDAVGRIFGQELSAILGQQIVVENKPGANATIAASYVARAKPDGYTLFVTTNTSHSAAPWLMKNVSYDPVKDFTPIARGGNLPFILVVNPKRPWKTVGDLVADARKNPGRITYASGNSTGIVAGATLADRAKIDILHVPYKGTPQGLTDVVGGQVDFMFTDLASGLAFVQSGQLRALAVSTAERSAIVPDLPSMAESGVKDFDLNSWNGYFGPAGLPPEVVVKLNAAINQVVAKPEVKTRLAGLGFDAFSSTPDAFAQFVSEQRDLWGKLIRDAGIEQQ is encoded by the coding sequence ATGCAAACATTTCGCCTGCTAGGCGCAGCGATCGTCGGCAGTGCGGCCCTGATGGCCGCCCCCGCAGCACTCGCTGCCGACTACCCCAATAAACCCATCACCCTGGTCGTGCCGTTCCCAGCCGGTTCCGGCACCGATGCGGTCGGCCGAATTTTCGGACAGGAACTGTCGGCCATTCTGGGCCAGCAGATCGTGGTGGAAAACAAGCCAGGCGCCAACGCCACCATTGCCGCCAGCTACGTCGCGCGTGCCAAGCCTGACGGCTATACGCTTTTCGTCACCACCAACACCTCGCATTCCGCGGCCCCGTGGTTGATGAAGAACGTGTCATACGACCCCGTCAAGGACTTCACCCCCATCGCGCGTGGCGGCAATCTGCCCTTCATTCTGGTCGTGAACCCCAAGCGTCCGTGGAAGACCGTGGGGGACCTGGTGGCCGACGCCCGCAAGAATCCGGGCCGCATTACTTACGCCAGCGGCAACAGCACCGGCATCGTCGCCGGCGCCACCCTGGCGGACCGCGCCAAAATCGACATCCTTCACGTGCCCTATAAAGGTACGCCACAAGGCCTGACCGACGTGGTCGGCGGACAAGTGGACTTTATGTTTACCGACCTGGCATCCGGCCTGGCCTTTGTACAGTCGGGCCAACTGCGCGCCCTGGCCGTCTCCACCGCCGAACGTAGCGCCATCGTGCCGGATCTGCCGTCCATGGCCGAATCGGGCGTGAAGGACTTTGACCTGAATTCCTGGAATGGCTATTTCGGCCCCGCAGGCTTGCCGCCTGAGGTCGTTGTCAAACTGAATGCCGCGATCAATCAGGTGGTGGCTAAACCCGAGGTGAAGACGCGCCTGGCCGGACTGGGCTTTGACGCATTTTCGAGCACGCCTGACGCTTTTGCTCAGTTCGTCAGTGAACAGCGCGACCTGTGGGGCAAGCTGATCCGTGACGCGGGAATCGAACAGCAATGA
- a CDS encoding CaiB/BaiF CoA transferase family protein, with protein MTEQPLPDAPAAGPLSGVRILDLSSVVMGPYATQVLADLGADVIKVESPSGDNMRAVGPMRNPGMGHLYLHLNRNKRSIVLDLKTPEGLAACLKLAESCDALLYNIRPQAMARLGLSYEAVAERNPRIVYLGAYGFGEAGPYAGRPAYDDLIQGQTGIAALSAQHSGDVPRYAPLTLADRAVGLHVGIALVSAVLHAKTSGRGQQVEIPMFEGMAHLVLGDHLGGATFEPPLGPTGYARLLAPHRRPYATADGYICLLIYNDKHWRNFFDLIGQPELAQDPRFCTHGARAAHISEVYAFVAEVISARPSQAWLEDLTRADIPASQLYTVDGLLQDKHLAATGFIHHMEHPSEGQMRTTAPLGRYQGTPTSIRRPAPRLGEHSREVLTEAGYDATRIDALVARGITQDGNE; from the coding sequence ATGACGGAACAACCTTTGCCCGACGCCCCTGCCGCCGGCCCCCTGAGCGGCGTGCGCATCCTGGACCTGAGTTCGGTCGTGATGGGCCCCTATGCCACGCAGGTTCTGGCGGACCTGGGCGCGGACGTCATCAAAGTCGAATCGCCCTCGGGCGACAACATGCGAGCCGTGGGTCCCATGCGCAATCCCGGCATGGGACATTTGTATCTGCACCTGAACCGCAACAAGCGGTCCATCGTGCTGGACCTGAAAACGCCCGAAGGACTAGCCGCCTGCCTGAAGCTGGCGGAAAGCTGCGACGCCCTGCTCTATAACATCCGGCCGCAAGCCATGGCTCGCCTGGGGCTGTCGTATGAAGCCGTCGCCGAGCGCAACCCACGAATCGTTTATCTGGGCGCCTACGGTTTTGGAGAAGCCGGCCCGTATGCAGGCCGACCGGCCTATGACGATCTGATCCAAGGGCAGACGGGAATTGCCGCGTTGTCCGCCCAGCACAGCGGAGACGTGCCGCGCTATGCGCCCCTGACCCTGGCCGACCGCGCGGTGGGCCTGCATGTGGGAATTGCGCTGGTTTCTGCCGTCTTGCACGCCAAGACCAGCGGGCGCGGGCAGCAGGTTGAAATCCCCATGTTTGAAGGGATGGCCCATCTGGTGTTGGGCGACCACTTGGGCGGCGCCACCTTCGAACCGCCGCTGGGCCCGACCGGATACGCACGCCTTTTGGCGCCGCATCGCCGCCCATACGCCACCGCTGACGGCTATATCTGCCTGCTCATCTACAACGACAAGCACTGGCGCAACTTCTTTGACCTGATCGGCCAGCCCGAGCTTGCGCAGGACCCGCGCTTTTGCACGCATGGCGCGCGCGCCGCGCACATTAGCGAGGTCTACGCCTTTGTGGCGGAAGTCATCAGCGCACGGCCCAGCCAGGCGTGGCTGGAAGATCTGACGCGTGCGGACATTCCCGCCTCCCAGCTCTATACGGTGGATGGGTTATTGCAAGACAAACACCTGGCTGCCACCGGCTTTATCCACCACATGGAGCACCCCTCGGAAGGCCAAATGCGCACCACTGCCCCATTAGGGCGCTATCAAGGCACACCGACTTCTATACGCCGGCCAGCCCCCCGACTGGGCGAGCACAGCCGCGAGGTATTGACCGAAGCCGGCTACGACGCCACCCGGATCGACGCCCTGGTCGCCCGTGGCATTACTCAAGATGGAAACGAATAA
- a CDS encoding acyl-CoA dehydrogenase family protein gives MDFAFTPEQLALRDAVSRICDRYPDEYWLERDREGGFPESLHADLARDGWLGIAMPQEYGGAGLGMTEAALMMQTISASGAGFTGASAVHMNIFGLNPVVVFGNDEQRTRWLEPLIAGREKACFAVTEPDAGLDTTKLSTRAIREGDEYVVHGRKIWISTAQVANKMLLLARTTPLAEVDKPTQGLSLFYTDLDREKIEVREIEKMGRKSVDSNMLFIDGLRIPVADRIGEEGRGFEYILHGLNPERILIAAEAVGIGRAALDRAVKYAGERTVFGRPIGQNQGIQHPLAQAWMQLEAADLMVFKAASLYDAGQPCGPYANTAKYLAAEAGYNACQTAVMTLGGMGYAKEYHVERLLRESFIPRIAPVSPQLIMCFIAEKVLGLPKSY, from the coding sequence ATGGACTTTGCCTTCACTCCCGAACAATTGGCGTTGCGCGACGCCGTGTCCCGCATCTGCGACCGCTATCCTGACGAATACTGGCTGGAACGCGACCGCGAAGGCGGGTTTCCTGAATCGCTGCACGCCGACCTGGCACGCGACGGCTGGCTGGGCATCGCCATGCCGCAGGAATACGGCGGCGCCGGCTTGGGCATGACCGAAGCCGCACTGATGATGCAAACCATCTCGGCGTCGGGCGCGGGGTTTACCGGCGCATCGGCCGTCCATATGAATATCTTTGGCCTGAACCCGGTCGTGGTGTTTGGCAACGATGAGCAACGGACGCGCTGGCTGGAGCCATTGATCGCCGGCCGGGAAAAAGCCTGCTTCGCCGTGACCGAACCGGATGCAGGGCTGGACACCACAAAGTTGAGCACCCGAGCCATACGCGAAGGCGACGAGTATGTGGTGCATGGCCGCAAGATCTGGATATCGACGGCTCAGGTCGCCAATAAAATGCTGTTGCTGGCACGCACGACCCCACTGGCGGAGGTCGACAAACCCACGCAGGGCCTGTCCCTGTTCTACACCGACCTTGACCGCGAAAAGATCGAAGTGCGGGAAATTGAGAAAATGGGCCGCAAGTCCGTGGACTCGAACATGTTATTCATCGACGGACTTCGCATTCCTGTGGCTGACCGCATCGGCGAAGAAGGCCGAGGCTTTGAATACATCCTGCATGGCTTAAATCCAGAGCGCATCCTGATTGCCGCAGAAGCCGTTGGCATTGGCCGCGCGGCACTGGACCGGGCGGTAAAGTACGCGGGCGAACGCACCGTATTCGGCCGGCCTATCGGTCAGAACCAGGGAATTCAGCACCCGCTGGCCCAGGCTTGGATGCAATTGGAAGCCGCCGATCTGATGGTATTCAAAGCCGCGAGCCTGTATGACGCCGGCCAGCCTTGCGGCCCTTACGCCAATACCGCCAAATACCTGGCGGCCGAGGCCGGTTACAACGCCTGCCAGACTGCGGTCATGACCTTGGGCGGCATGGGCTATGCGAAGGAATACCACGTGGAACGGCTGCTTCGCGAGAGCTTCATTCCGCGCATCGCACCCGTCAGTCCGCAGTTGATCATGTGCTTTATCGCGGAAAAGGTATTAGGCCTGCCGAAATCCTACTAA
- a CDS encoding IclR family transcriptional regulator has translation MSVKTALRVIEIIETYAREKRALPLSELARLLDVPVSSCLALIRTLTGLGYLYETGRRQGYYPTGRLLAMAQRIARADPVLDRVYPSLVELRDATRETIVFAKLAQDRRVVYLDVLDSPHTIRYAPVAGEFKDVHANSLGKALMSLMSDAARDETLAGMTLTRYNERTLITPQAVLADIELSRQRGWFMNSGESIADVGAIAWPVTLSGEHYAISVGGPIYRIEPQQETYARILRAACTALEQQA, from the coding sequence ATGAGTGTCAAGACGGCGCTGCGAGTTATCGAAATCATCGAAACCTATGCTCGCGAAAAACGCGCGCTGCCTCTGTCGGAACTGGCCCGGTTGCTGGATGTGCCTGTTTCCAGCTGTCTGGCGCTGATCCGTACGCTGACCGGTCTGGGTTATCTGTATGAAACCGGGCGGCGGCAGGGGTATTACCCCACCGGCCGTCTGCTGGCCATGGCGCAGCGCATAGCGCGCGCCGATCCCGTACTGGATCGGGTTTATCCCAGCCTGGTTGAATTAAGGGACGCAACCCGCGAAACAATCGTGTTCGCCAAGCTAGCCCAAGACCGCCGGGTTGTCTACCTGGACGTCCTGGATTCGCCACATACGATCCGTTATGCGCCTGTTGCCGGCGAGTTCAAAGACGTACACGCAAATTCGCTCGGAAAGGCATTGATGTCGCTAATGAGCGACGCGGCGCGCGATGAGACGCTCGCGGGCATGACACTGACCCGCTACAACGAGCGCACCCTGATCACGCCACAGGCAGTACTCGCCGACATTGAGTTATCCCGCCAACGGGGATGGTTCATGAATAGCGGGGAATCCATCGCTGACGTGGGCGCTATCGCCTGGCCCGTCACGTTGTCGGGTGAGCACTACGCGATCTCGGTAGGGGGGCCGATCTACCGTATCGAACCCCAGCAGGAAACGTACGCGCGTATCCTGCGGGCGGCTTGCACCGCCCTGGAGCAACAGGCCTGA